One Cardinium endosymbiont cEper1 of Encarsia pergandiella genomic region harbors:
- a CDS encoding patatin-like phospholipase family protein, with translation MVKYVLSVDGGGIRGIIPTIILGEIQKRLINLKKSLPEIFDLMVGTSTGGILVAGLSKKNSQNKPEYSPIDLLQFYKNYGPYIFKPSFLRQKILYWFNGAKYSYRNIEFVLNKYFGEDTMGNASTNILFTSYDIHNNCPFFFKSWKDPGIALKDALRSTTAAPTYFIPKCLRINEKNRVLVDGGIVSNNPSAVAYISAKELFPNDDIVLLSIGTGKKIKNLNYADVKKFGKIGWIHPLINVMFYSELAFVDYVLKQTIGDNYIRIQSELKLASNEMDNITMKNIELLQEESIQIVEDNKELIERFCRVVCSNIVD, from the coding sequence ATGGTAAAGTATGTTTTATCTGTGGATGGAGGAGGGATAAGAGGTATTATACCAACTATAATACTAGGAGAAATACAAAAAAGATTAATAAACCTAAAAAAATCTTTGCCTGAAATTTTTGACCTGATGGTGGGGACTTCAACAGGTGGAATCCTTGTGGCTGGTTTATCTAAAAAAAATAGCCAAAATAAACCTGAATATTCCCCAATTGATTTACTTCAGTTCTATAAAAATTATGGTCCGTATATCTTCAAACCATCATTTCTTAGGCAGAAAATACTTTATTGGTTCAATGGTGCTAAATACTCGTATAGAAATATAGAATTTGTTCTTAATAAGTATTTTGGAGAAGATACTATGGGTAATGCTTCAACTAATATACTTTTTACTAGTTATGATATTCATAACAACTGCCCTTTCTTCTTCAAAAGCTGGAAAGATCCTGGTATTGCGTTAAAAGATGCACTTAGATCTACAACAGCTGCACCTACTTACTTTATACCAAAGTGTCTAAGAATTAACGAAAAAAATAGAGTATTAGTAGACGGTGGCATTGTTTCCAACAATCCATCTGCTGTTGCATATATAAGTGCTAAGGAATTATTTCCTAATGATGATATAGTTCTACTATCTATAGGTACTGGTAAAAAAATTAAAAATCTTAATTACGCTGATGTAAAAAAATTTGGTAAAATAGGTTGGATACATCCACTAATAAACGTAATGTTTTATTCTGAATTAGCGTTCGTAGATTATGTATTAAAACAAACAATAGGTGATAATTATATAAGAATACAATCAGAATTAAAATTAGCATCTAATGAAATGGATAACATTACAATGAAAAACATCGAACTTTTGCAAGAAGAGTCAATT
- a CDS encoding IS6 family transposase, producing the protein MFSITRRLLLYFKGLCSSPELILLFVYMQCRFSLSYRDLEEMMHMRGAKINHSTLQRWVIKLIPLIDQEVRKRKCPVGNSWRMDETYVKLNGKWIYLYRAVDRYGDTVDFFLSERKDKSAALSFFRKAIRDNNTPYKVVVNKSGSNKSALDALNTELDQDHKIQIFQNKYLHNRVKQDQRFIKKRIKPMLGFKNFHSANITITGIENIRIIQKGQLIGAKKQVSTFDNFAKLMAA; encoded by the coding sequence ATGTTTAGTATTACCCGTAGATTATTGCTTTATTTTAAAGGACTCTGTTCATCACCAGAGTTAATCCTCCTATTTGTCTATATGCAATGTCGTTTTTCTTTAAGCTATAGAGACTTGGAAGAAATGATGCATATGAGAGGCGCAAAGATTAATCATTCTACTTTACAAAGGTGGGTCATTAAGTTGATTCCCCTTATAGATCAAGAAGTAAGAAAAAGAAAATGCCCAGTTGGTAATAGCTGGAGAATGGATGAAACTTACGTAAAACTAAATGGTAAGTGGATTTATTTATATAGAGCAGTAGATCGTTATGGAGATACAGTTGATTTTTTTCTAAGTGAACGTAAAGACAAGTCTGCAGCTCTTTCTTTTTTTCGTAAGGCTATCAGAGATAATAACACTCCATACAAAGTGGTAGTTAACAAAAGCGGTAGTAATAAATCTGCACTTGATGCATTAAATACAGAACTAGATCAAGATCACAAGATTCAAATATTTCAAAACAAATACTTACATAATAGAGTCAAACAAGATCAAAGGTTTATCAAAAAACGGATAAAACCTATGTTGGGATTTAAGAATTTCCATTCAGCTAACATTACCATTACAGGAATAGAAAATATTAGAATAATTCAAAAAGGACAATTAATCGGAGCTAAAAAACAGGTATCTACTTTTGATAACTTTGCTAAACTTATGGCCGCATAA